In Hyphomicrobiaceae bacterium, the following are encoded in one genomic region:
- a CDS encoding DUF1326 domain-containing protein: protein MPWQVSGTYMEACNCETACPCVFFSPPTEGECTVVLGWHIDTGKFDDTDLDGLNVAMLVHSPGHMKDGNWQVALYLDDKADEAQQMALGGIFSGQAGGHLSNLGPLIGKVLGARSAKIQFETRSPNLRLEVEGLGEAKISQIEGQQGGPVQISGHPLAISPGNPATVARSETLKVSDHGLSCNVTGKNGFFAPYSYKG, encoded by the coding sequence ATGCCTTGGCAAGTTAGTGGCACCTATATGGAGGCATGCAATTGTGAAACCGCTTGCCCCTGCGTGTTCTTTTCTCCACCCACGGAAGGCGAATGCACAGTCGTTCTCGGCTGGCATATCGACACGGGTAAGTTCGATGACACCGACCTCGATGGCCTCAACGTTGCCATGTTGGTGCATTCACCGGGCCATATGAAAGACGGTAACTGGCAAGTTGCGCTCTACCTTGACGACAAAGCCGACGAAGCCCAGCAGATGGCCCTTGGTGGTATCTTTTCCGGTCAAGCCGGCGGGCACCTTTCAAATCTGGGACCGTTGATCGGCAAGGTTTTGGGAGCACGCTCGGCAAAGATCCAATTCGAGACGCGTAGTCCCAATCTGCGTCTGGAAGTTGAAGGCCTTGGCGAAGCGAAAATCTCACAGATCGAAGGTCAGCAGGGCGGCCCGGTGCAAATCAGCGGTCATCCCTTGGCGATTAGTCCTGGCAACCCGGCGACGGTAGCGCGCAGCGAAACGCTAAAGGTCAGCGACCACGGCCTGAGCTGTAACGTCACCGGCAAGAACGGCTTCTTCGCACCATACTCTTACAAGGGCTGA
- a CDS encoding Clp protease N-terminal domain-containing protein: MTDLAVADLSHIPVSQGLAATLARASEGARATGAQEVSLEHVLAALCDDPDAADVLAASQIDGARLKSETIAYLAQSAEPGGVRLPPGGQIGVSPPLMRILEAAAAAARGGRRRDINGAIVLAAIVGDGSSKAAQLLQAHGLTFDGAIRALQAALAQPSRNDTPSMAPAEDVLARARERVQSRATPSLRDIMREKSDEVTPGGPSPASPVTGNFPDRVAPYGASDDDQQRDLEAPAQEFDTADDVRAESAAPPPSSPNAPRSEIAPPPSSEGQPAGSPSQSPPLQGGGATDTAKPQSGEASTPPAAPSPSRQAAPSAADSGPNWQPPVERPAAPPSWVNTAPPGGATPKPLPPVAPQPAFPAPAPPADGVSGQSAAGPPPGVLPQGGPLPPSSSPPGFEVRRTGGPQPPPIPPPMPKGPPSPGGFGAAPLARGPGAPHAMPPGFPPANAPAGPHSLPMGRPQAPAAGVTPSAKAPSPSLASAPAKPRRKEAPREPEKAELGQLTENVPRAMRVGVTERVEIRIGRAHIKNMAEGMEGGGLAWQHEVTVTKAMSVRVRAPEGGFFIETASPETQWIDNQFDEAGNDFASWRFLITPQHRGWATLRIIISARTVGSDGVVAETAFPDQVIEVKVRTNYGKAFKRTLGWLFAAIVGGALARFGEGAFDIGSGLISKFLS; encoded by the coding sequence ATGACGGATCTGGCCGTGGCCGATCTGAGCCATATTCCGGTTTCTCAGGGACTTGCAGCGACATTGGCCCGGGCCTCGGAGGGCGCACGGGCCACGGGCGCGCAAGAGGTTTCCCTTGAGCACGTTCTGGCGGCGCTCTGCGACGATCCAGATGCTGCCGATGTCCTGGCTGCGAGCCAAATCGACGGCGCTAGACTGAAGAGCGAAACGATCGCGTACCTCGCTCAGTCCGCTGAGCCTGGCGGCGTCCGATTGCCGCCGGGGGGACAGATCGGCGTCTCTCCGCCTTTGATGCGCATTCTCGAAGCCGCCGCAGCTGCCGCGCGGGGAGGACGGCGTCGCGATATCAACGGTGCAATTGTGCTCGCTGCGATTGTAGGAGATGGCAGCAGCAAAGCGGCCCAACTGCTTCAAGCCCATGGACTGACTTTTGACGGTGCCATTCGCGCGCTGCAGGCGGCCCTGGCGCAACCTTCTCGCAACGACACACCCTCCATGGCGCCTGCCGAGGACGTACTGGCGCGCGCTAGAGAGCGCGTTCAGTCGCGCGCCACGCCGTCGTTGCGCGATATCATGCGCGAAAAGTCGGACGAAGTGACACCGGGCGGGCCTAGCCCCGCATCGCCGGTTACGGGCAACTTCCCAGACCGTGTCGCCCCCTATGGTGCAAGCGACGACGATCAACAACGCGACTTGGAAGCTCCGGCGCAGGAGTTCGACACGGCGGACGACGTGCGAGCCGAAAGTGCTGCACCGCCGCCGTCTTCTCCAAATGCTCCGAGGTCCGAAATTGCACCTCCGCCAAGCTCCGAAGGACAGCCTGCCGGGTCACCTTCTCAAAGCCCTCCTTTGCAAGGCGGTGGGGCAACCGACACGGCCAAACCTCAGTCTGGCGAAGCATCAACACCGCCAGCGGCGCCAAGTCCCTCTCGACAAGCTGCACCGAGTGCTGCTGATTCCGGTCCCAACTGGCAGCCGCCGGTTGAGCGGCCGGCTGCGCCACCGTCTTGGGTAAATACTGCGCCTCCTGGTGGTGCCACGCCTAAGCCTTTGCCTCCTGTTGCTCCGCAACCGGCATTTCCCGCACCGGCCCCACCTGCCGACGGCGTTTCGGGGCAATCTGCAGCGGGGCCTCCACCGGGTGTGCTTCCTCAGGGTGGGCCTCTTCCTCCATCGTCATCGCCGCCCGGGTTCGAGGTGCGCCGCACCGGTGGCCCACAGCCTCCCCCAATTCCTCCACCGATGCCAAAAGGCCCGCCTTCACCCGGTGGTTTCGGGGCAGCCCCCCTGGCACGCGGCCCTGGAGCACCCCATGCCATGCCACCGGGCTTTCCGCCTGCAAATGCGCCGGCCGGTCCTCACAGTTTACCGATGGGACGGCCGCAAGCTCCTGCAGCGGGCGTCACGCCATCGGCCAAAGCGCCCTCGCCTTCCCTTGCAAGCGCGCCGGCAAAGCCGCGCCGCAAGGAGGCGCCGCGCGAACCGGAGAAGGCCGAGCTGGGGCAGCTTACGGAGAACGTACCGCGTGCAATGCGCGTGGGCGTGACGGAGCGTGTCGAAATCCGTATCGGCCGCGCGCACATCAAGAATATGGCCGAAGGCATGGAAGGCGGCGGCCTTGCTTGGCAGCACGAGGTCACCGTCACCAAGGCGATGTCGGTTCGCGTGCGCGCGCCGGAAGGCGGTTTCTTCATAGAGACAGCGTCACCAGAGACTCAGTGGATCGACAATCAGTTTGACGAAGCCGGTAATGATTTTGCGAGTTGGCGGTTCCTGATTACGCCGCAGCATCGGGGCTGGGCTACGCTACGCATCATCATTTCAGCCCGCACCGTGGGTTCGGATGGCGTGGTCGCCGAGACAGCATTTCCCGATCAGGTCATCGAAGTGAAGGTACGTACGAACTATGGCAAGGCGTTCAAGCGCACGCTGGGTTGGCTGTTCGCGGCGATCGTCGGCGGTGCGCTGGCCAGGTTCGGCGAAGGCGCTTTTGACATTGGTTCAGGGCTGATTTCCAAATTTCTAAGTTAG
- a CDS encoding DUF3857 domain-containing protein → MKRWPRTPALRPIIAFLMLLHVPTISISAAYAQMPQDQLSEVKIDAGAYSVSAQIPDWAEETALPEGQSTEPMAIRLGDTQFLASDRPSVYIHHALQVNDPSSLSSAGQISIVFVPQYQHLTLHKLVIHRGQESLDRIQSSKPRFLQRDINLERGVYNDAITASILVNDLRAGDTIEYAYSIDGQNPVFAGKYYDAASWDSYAPVMHRRVIMNVADGRDIKWRFVSENKRDQLHPTESTKGNLRRIEFNAENIPTPQVEQLVPSDYISGRWIEFSEYESWNEVAKWADELFKPEAFESTAFDELVARLKTETSDEKRLVSALEFVQREIRYFSIALGESSHRPTRPDVVLQRRYGDCKDKTLLLVTLLDRLGLQSRPVLLSVQRRGGLDKGLPSPSSFDHAIVEARLKGKTYYLDPTRLGQHGKLEAMGRPYQGTQVLLVDAKTSNLTVVPVSQSREANRIEINETASFTKFGGEGHLTIRLVMNSVTAESMRVARQQMPSDQFAKFYTDKIEQRFPGAKIDGELSFVDDPENNFVTITTNYNVPNMAIEQSGNWFVRLDASNVKGILVPQPSSSRVAPIAIPDYPYNALYSMTLKLPENVNIWETPFALNTKNKHFESSLTSRYRGNMVYTIVSLKTRADRVLPADFKEYAKALQEIERYPIGAVVVPGKLAKVASTSKSKNTSDPAKTIEDDRRRQISNNTKAIDSGHLKGMDLASTYCSRSLARSDLGEFEGALEDVAKALEIAPNDPTMIKCRAEARFAAGLFKESIEDQTLALTLGSEAGPRLQARAIDKFYAGMLEDAAEDFARVSEIDDPYNQVYSDIWLTWTLQRLNKPIPEDLAQRASMAATAPWPRPALAMLHGKLSPEDILALLKKKTGMEAAVDSCEGHFYIGQYYLIKGDKLKAREHFAKARELKVVHYTEYTAARFELEALGGVATNASAQTAKGSTSQVDGAGEDKSRSQLETTAVPQAAPADGKTQSTVTGSISKRKTTRKSPPMKKEETDRMNSYFQ, encoded by the coding sequence ATGAAGCGTTGGCCTCGCACGCCTGCCCTGCGCCCGATCATTGCGTTTCTGATGCTTCTTCACGTGCCAACTATCAGCATTTCTGCTGCCTATGCGCAGATGCCTCAAGACCAATTGAGCGAAGTCAAAATCGACGCCGGGGCCTATTCGGTTTCCGCACAGATCCCGGACTGGGCTGAAGAGACGGCGCTGCCAGAGGGCCAGTCCACCGAACCAATGGCAATACGGCTCGGAGACACGCAGTTTCTTGCCTCTGACCGGCCATCGGTCTATATCCATCACGCTTTGCAGGTCAACGATCCCAGCTCGTTGAGTTCAGCGGGACAAATCTCGATTGTCTTCGTTCCGCAATATCAGCATCTGACGTTGCACAAACTCGTCATCCATCGTGGCCAAGAGTCCTTGGACCGTATTCAATCCTCAAAGCCGAGATTTCTTCAGCGAGATATCAATCTTGAGAGGGGCGTTTATAACGACGCCATCACGGCCTCGATCCTGGTCAATGATTTGCGCGCAGGCGACACCATAGAATATGCCTACTCCATAGATGGTCAAAACCCGGTGTTCGCCGGAAAGTACTATGATGCAGCGAGCTGGGACAGCTATGCACCAGTTATGCATCGCCGCGTGATCATGAACGTTGCCGATGGACGCGACATCAAATGGCGCTTCGTATCGGAAAACAAACGAGATCAACTTCATCCGACAGAATCGACAAAAGGCAACCTGCGGCGGATCGAGTTCAACGCAGAGAATATCCCAACGCCACAAGTAGAGCAGCTCGTTCCTTCCGACTACATCTCCGGCCGCTGGATCGAATTTTCTGAATATGAAAGTTGGAATGAGGTCGCCAAATGGGCCGATGAACTCTTCAAGCCAGAAGCGTTTGAAAGCACGGCGTTTGACGAACTGGTGGCGCGACTGAAGACAGAGACTTCCGACGAAAAGCGCCTCGTGTCGGCTCTAGAATTCGTGCAGCGTGAGATTCGATACTTCTCGATTGCACTCGGCGAAAGTTCGCACCGTCCCACACGACCGGATGTCGTTCTGCAAAGACGCTACGGCGATTGCAAAGACAAGACGTTGCTGCTCGTCACGCTGCTCGACAGGCTTGGCCTCCAAAGTCGGCCGGTCCTGCTTTCCGTTCAGCGTCGCGGCGGACTGGATAAAGGTCTTCCGAGCCCATCGTCATTCGATCACGCGATCGTCGAGGCGCGGCTCAAGGGCAAAACCTACTATCTCGATCCTACGCGTCTCGGACAACACGGCAAACTTGAGGCCATGGGCCGGCCCTATCAGGGAACACAAGTACTACTTGTTGACGCGAAGACTTCGAACCTTACCGTGGTTCCAGTTTCGCAATCTCGAGAAGCCAACAGAATAGAGATCAATGAGACAGCGTCGTTCACGAAATTCGGGGGCGAGGGACACCTGACAATTAGGCTAGTGATGAATTCGGTCACGGCTGAGTCGATGCGCGTTGCACGCCAGCAAATGCCAAGCGATCAGTTCGCAAAATTCTATACCGACAAGATTGAACAGCGGTTTCCAGGCGCAAAAATCGACGGCGAATTGAGCTTCGTGGATGACCCAGAAAACAATTTCGTTACGATCACCACGAACTACAACGTCCCGAATATGGCAATCGAACAGTCCGGAAACTGGTTCGTTCGGCTTGATGCGAGCAACGTGAAGGGCATTCTGGTGCCTCAGCCATCCAGCTCAAGAGTGGCGCCAATCGCCATTCCCGACTACCCATACAATGCACTCTACAGCATGACATTGAAGCTGCCCGAGAACGTCAACATTTGGGAAACGCCTTTCGCGTTGAACACCAAAAACAAGCATTTCGAATCGTCGCTGACCAGCCGCTATCGAGGCAACATGGTCTACACAATCGTTTCTCTCAAGACCCGCGCCGACCGCGTCTTGCCCGCCGACTTCAAGGAATACGCCAAAGCTCTGCAGGAGATTGAGAGGTATCCGATTGGCGCCGTCGTCGTGCCCGGAAAGCTCGCGAAGGTCGCCTCGACTAGCAAGTCGAAGAACACCTCCGACCCAGCCAAGACCATAGAGGATGACCGGCGCCGGCAGATTTCCAACAACACGAAGGCAATTGATTCCGGTCATCTTAAGGGAATGGATCTTGCCTCAACCTATTGCTCGCGCTCATTGGCCCGCTCGGATCTCGGTGAATTTGAGGGAGCCCTAGAAGACGTTGCCAAAGCGCTGGAGATCGCGCCCAATGATCCAACCATGATCAAGTGCCGCGCAGAGGCCCGCTTTGCTGCCGGCCTCTTCAAGGAGAGTATAGAAGATCAAACACTCGCATTGACCCTTGGCTCGGAAGCTGGCCCTCGTCTGCAAGCTCGCGCCATCGACAAATTCTATGCGGGTATGCTCGAAGACGCTGCGGAGGATTTTGCCAGAGTCAGCGAAATCGATGATCCATACAATCAGGTCTATAGCGACATCTGGCTGACGTGGACCCTGCAACGTCTTAATAAGCCAATCCCCGAAGACCTAGCGCAGCGCGCATCCATGGCCGCGACGGCCCCTTGGCCCAGGCCGGCGCTTGCAATGCTACACGGCAAACTTTCGCCGGAAGACATCCTGGCATTGTTGAAGAAAAAAACCGGGATGGAAGCAGCGGTGGATTCGTGTGAAGGCCATTTCTACATCGGGCAATATTACCTGATAAAAGGCGATAAACTAAAGGCACGCGAGCATTTCGCTAAAGCACGCGAACTAAAGGTGGTGCATTATACAGAGTACACTGCTGCAAGATTCGAACTTGAAGCATTGGGTGGTGTTGCCACAAACGCCTCAGCACAGACTGCGAAAGGTTCGACTTCGCAAGTAGATGGTGCCGGTGAAGACAAGAGCAGATCGCAACTCGAGACGACCGCCGTTCCTCAAGCAGCGCCCGCCGACGGCAAGACGCAGTCAACAGTGACAGGATCCATTTCCAAGCGGAAGACGACACGAAAGTCGCCGCCTATGAAGAAGGAAGAAACTGATCGTATGAACAGCTACTTCCAGTAG
- a CDS encoding DUF3300 domain-containing protein, whose translation MISKLAYRGVSVGAIACVAVWAAGYLLAVESLVPAPVRAEAQAKNSSTLLSKEQLDQMLAPIALYPDDLLSNVFMASTYPLEVVEAARWRKSNSKLKGNDLTKALESKDWDPSVKSLTQFPEVLQSMSDKLDWTQKLGDAFLAQPDDVMAEVQFLRKKADEAGSLKSNKQQKVTKKTTDSKEYIIIEPASPQVVYVPAYNPTVVYGSWWYPSYPPYYWNYGYPASSFVSGFFWGAGFAVANNLWGWGHCDWYHHNVDIDVNRYNNINVNRTQITSNTWKHDPKHRGPVPYRNPQTREQYGKLNDQRRDARDQFRGRDGSVDQEKVKERLDSVDRDKVKDKAQSIDRDKVADKAQSVDRDKIKDKAKDVDRGKAAEKMKSVDKSQAKERVSSSGKAKQAASKKGSSALNVKPAQTVKKQSNRGNASLKSAASHPRPASGGGRAAGGHPGGGHVGGGHRGGGGRRR comes from the coding sequence ATGATCAGTAAGTTGGCGTATCGAGGCGTGAGTGTTGGTGCGATCGCATGTGTCGCCGTTTGGGCGGCAGGCTATCTGCTTGCAGTCGAGTCACTCGTCCCTGCGCCAGTTCGCGCAGAGGCACAAGCAAAAAACAGTTCGACACTTCTGAGCAAAGAGCAGCTCGATCAGATGCTGGCGCCGATTGCGCTATATCCGGATGATCTTCTCTCAAATGTTTTCATGGCATCGACCTATCCGCTTGAGGTCGTGGAGGCAGCGCGCTGGCGCAAATCGAATTCCAAATTGAAGGGCAATGACCTGACGAAGGCGTTGGAGTCGAAAGATTGGGATCCCAGCGTGAAGTCCCTCACGCAATTTCCAGAAGTTCTGCAGTCAATGAGCGATAAACTCGACTGGACGCAAAAGCTAGGCGATGCATTTCTCGCTCAGCCGGACGATGTCATGGCTGAAGTGCAGTTCCTTCGTAAGAAAGCCGATGAAGCTGGTTCGCTGAAATCGAACAAGCAGCAGAAGGTGACCAAGAAGACCACAGACAGCAAGGAATACATCATTATCGAACCGGCCAGTCCCCAGGTCGTGTATGTCCCGGCCTATAATCCCACTGTCGTTTACGGGTCGTGGTGGTATCCGTCTTATCCGCCATATTACTGGAATTACGGCTACCCAGCTTCTTCGTTTGTTTCTGGCTTCTTCTGGGGTGCTGGTTTCGCCGTCGCCAACAATCTTTGGGGCTGGGGCCATTGCGATTGGTACCACCACAACGTCGATATCGACGTAAATCGCTACAACAACATCAATGTCAATCGCACGCAGATAACCTCCAATACCTGGAAGCATGATCCGAAGCACCGCGGACCGGTCCCATATCGCAATCCGCAGACACGCGAGCAATACGGAAAGCTCAACGATCAAAGGCGTGACGCGCGCGATCAGTTCCGAGGGCGAGACGGCAGCGTCGATCAAGAAAAGGTCAAGGAGCGTTTGGACTCCGTCGACCGCGACAAGGTCAAAGATAAGGCTCAATCGATCGACCGTGACAAAGTCGCAGACAAAGCCCAATCGGTGGACCGCGATAAGATCAAGGACAAGGCCAAGGACGTCGATCGAGGTAAGGCCGCGGAGAAAATGAAGAGTGTCGACAAGTCCCAGGCGAAGGAGCGTGTTTCTTCGTCCGGCAAGGCAAAACAGGCGGCCTCCAAGAAGGGGTCTAGCGCGCTGAATGTGAAGCCGGCGCAGACCGTCAAGAAACAGTCCAATCGGGGCAACGCCAGCCTCAAGTCGGCAGCATCACATCCTCGCCCGGCAAGCGGTGGCGGACGAGCCGCTGGAGGTCATCCCGGCGGCGGTCACGTCGGCGGAGGGCATCGAGGTGGTGGTGGCAGACGTCGCTGA
- a CDS encoding DUF2182 domain-containing protein has protein sequence MGGGIVRNALIRADMLAVFGLVLVASWAFVAWMTMDMSHPFIMLMMPLDSSWTWATLIAVFLMWSGMMVAMMLPTAAPMILTFDSIERRKVDEASATARTLLFAAAYLAIWIIFSALATAAQWFLQYVGLLTPMIASKSHWLTAALLLLAGAYQLTSLKQACLGNCRTPIGFLLTEWRDGPDGAWKMGLKHGLYCMGCCWALMLLLFVAGAMNPIWIAFLAVLVAIEKWPRLPTWTSSFLGVILMAVGAAHLL, from the coding sequence ATGGGCGGCGGCATCGTGCGGAATGCACTGATCCGTGCCGACATGTTGGCTGTCTTCGGACTGGTCCTTGTAGCCAGCTGGGCATTTGTTGCCTGGATGACGATGGACATGTCGCATCCCTTCATCATGTTGATGATGCCCCTAGACTCATCTTGGACCTGGGCCACCCTGATTGCTGTCTTCCTTATGTGGTCAGGAATGATGGTCGCGATGATGTTGCCTACCGCAGCGCCCATGATACTGACATTCGACTCGATTGAACGACGCAAAGTGGACGAGGCTTCTGCAACCGCTCGAACGCTTTTGTTTGCTGCAGCGTATCTCGCAATCTGGATAATATTTTCTGCGCTTGCCACCGCGGCACAGTGGTTCCTGCAATATGTAGGTCTGTTGACCCCGATGATCGCAAGCAAATCCCACTGGCTAACCGCAGCCCTTCTCTTGCTTGCAGGAGCCTATCAATTGACGTCGTTGAAACAGGCTTGTCTGGGCAATTGCCGCACGCCTATTGGGTTCCTGTTGACCGAGTGGCGGGACGGGCCAGATGGCGCCTGGAAAATGGGACTGAAGCACGGCTTGTACTGCATGGGATGTTGCTGGGCTCTCATGCTGCTGCTCTTCGTCGCCGGCGCTATGAACCCTATCTGGATCGCTTTCCTCGCCGTTCTTGTGGCAATTGAGAAATGGCCGCGGTTGCCAACTTGGACAAGCTCGTTTCTGGGTGTCATTCTGATGGCGGTTGGCGCCGCGCACTTGCTTTAG
- a CDS encoding transporter substrate-binding domain-containing protein produces the protein MAQSAQTDTPANTPTPAEKLKVATKVAPPFAMQAEDGRWTGIAVELIESIARDLNRDIVWKRVETSEDLVAAVEKQSVDMGVAAVSITAAREAKVDFSYPYYDSGLSIAVVRNRSSGFWDIMKALGSPAFLTTVSMLGLLLLITGAVMWAMERKGNSQQFPKKPIEGIANGFWWSAVTMTTVGYGDKAPVTPLGRAIAVIWMFAALILTAVFTAQLTASLTLEGISGPVSGPRDLPNARVGIVAKSATADYFHQRFIGTRGFEDVAAGLKAVEVGSIDAFVHDEPILRYAALHNFAGRVQLLDQIFEPQSYGIVLPSRSPLREPVNRSLLTILESDRWSTIRRRYLGQRP, from the coding sequence TTGGCGCAGTCGGCTCAGACAGATACCCCCGCCAATACGCCAACTCCAGCAGAGAAGCTGAAGGTTGCCACGAAAGTCGCGCCTCCATTCGCCATGCAAGCGGAAGATGGGCGTTGGACGGGCATCGCAGTTGAACTCATCGAGTCGATCGCTCGCGACCTTAACCGCGACATCGTTTGGAAAAGGGTCGAGACCAGCGAAGACTTAGTGGCTGCGGTAGAGAAGCAATCGGTTGATATGGGCGTGGCAGCTGTATCGATCACGGCTGCGCGTGAGGCGAAGGTCGACTTCTCATATCCCTACTACGATTCAGGGCTATCTATTGCCGTCGTAAGGAACCGAAGTTCGGGGTTCTGGGACATTATGAAAGCGTTAGGGTCTCCGGCATTTCTGACGACCGTATCAATGCTCGGGCTGTTGTTGCTGATTACCGGCGCGGTGATGTGGGCTATGGAAAGGAAAGGCAATTCGCAACAGTTTCCAAAGAAGCCGATCGAGGGCATTGCCAACGGGTTCTGGTGGTCGGCCGTGACCATGACAACAGTGGGCTACGGCGACAAGGCGCCGGTCACGCCGCTAGGCCGTGCGATTGCCGTGATCTGGATGTTCGCCGCCCTTATTCTGACCGCGGTGTTTACTGCGCAGCTGACGGCGTCTTTGACCTTGGAAGGAATTTCCGGCCCGGTATCAGGACCCAGAGACTTGCCGAATGCGCGGGTAGGCATCGTGGCGAAGTCGGCGACGGCTGATTACTTCCACCAACGCTTCATCGGAACACGAGGCTTTGAGGATGTCGCGGCGGGGCTCAAGGCTGTGGAAGTAGGAAGCATTGATGCCTTCGTTCACGATGAGCCCATCCTGCGTTACGCGGCGCTGCATAACTTTGCCGGCCGGGTTCAACTTCTAGACCAGATATTTGAACCGCAAAGTTATGGAATCGTGCTGCCATCGCGAAGTCCGTTGCGCGAGCCGGTGAACCGGTCGCTTCTAACCATTCTGGAATCTGATCGTTGGTCCACGATCAGGCGACGCTACTTGGGACAACGCCCCTGA
- a CDS encoding LysR family transcriptional regulator, with the protein MSIDYINLSRVDLNLLVAFDALMTERSVTKAAGRVGLGQSAMSHNLARLRQLFDDELLVRAPEGMRPTPKAMALSDRVRIALSGIQTLVSREEEFVPAKAERIFRIGLPDSVEILIGPKLLAIGCEEAPGIRFRFYSTDERQLLDEIDADNIDIGIGIGTFPDGQVHHKQRRLATDTYLCMFNSAKVGFKPPITLEKYVRLPHVLTSLRKGERGVVDDALERIGKSRKVALITPRFIGVPFIVAGAPVVTTMHARLARIFAKELDLALSRVPVELPEVVISMLWHASYDADPGHAWLRQAIVRASGKAR; encoded by the coding sequence ATGTCCATCGATTATATTAATTTATCCCGCGTCGATCTGAACCTTCTCGTCGCCTTCGACGCTCTGATGACCGAGCGAAGCGTGACAAAGGCGGCGGGTCGGGTCGGCCTTGGGCAATCGGCCATGAGCCACAACCTCGCCCGATTGCGCCAACTGTTCGATGATGAATTGCTTGTGCGTGCGCCGGAAGGTATGCGCCCGACGCCGAAGGCGATGGCGCTCTCCGACCGTGTGCGCATCGCGCTTTCGGGCATCCAGACGCTCGTCTCTCGCGAAGAAGAGTTCGTGCCGGCAAAGGCGGAGCGGATCTTCAGAATTGGACTACCCGACAGCGTAGAAATTCTGATCGGCCCCAAGCTGCTCGCGATCGGTTGCGAAGAGGCTCCGGGAATTCGCTTCCGCTTTTACTCCACCGACGAGCGCCAGTTGCTCGATGAGATTGATGCCGACAACATCGATATCGGCATTGGCATCGGCACATTTCCTGACGGGCAAGTCCATCATAAGCAGCGACGGCTCGCAACGGACACCTACCTGTGCATGTTCAACAGCGCCAAAGTTGGATTTAAGCCGCCCATCACGCTTGAGAAGTACGTGCGCTTGCCGCACGTTCTGACGAGCTTACGCAAAGGCGAGCGCGGTGTGGTCGACGATGCGCTCGAGAGAATCGGTAAATCCCGCAAGGTTGCGCTGATCACGCCGAGGTTCATCGGCGTTCCGTTCATCGTTGCCGGCGCTCCGGTGGTCACGACGATGCATGCGCGGCTGGCGCGCATATTTGCCAAGGAACTTGATCTGGCCCTCAGCCGCGTTCCGGTCGAACTACCCGAGGTGGTAATCTCGATGCTCTGGCATGCATCGTACGACGCTGATCCTGGCCATGCCTGGCTTCGGCAGGCCATCGTTCGAGCAAGCGGCAAGGCGCGCTAG
- a CDS encoding DUF2950 domain-containing protein, whose amino-acid sequence MRTLKALPISKMFVSLALAMTALMAAPAGSYAASSQEVFKSPNEAVDALVSAVKSDDKEALIKVLGPDASDVIDSGDDVYDATLREKFVSAYDKAHHIEAEGDAKSILIIGDDDYPFPIPLVASNGSWQFDTPAGAEEILSRRIGENELNTIQVMRAYVDAQDDYAAVDRDGKGPQYARRLMSSAGKHDGLYWQTSEGEPESPIGALVAKASAQGYKPGSAHGETSNPYHGYVFKMLNAQGPLAQGGAREFVLNGRMIGGFGLVATPADYGNSGVMTFIVNQDGKVYQRDLGPDSSAFVSKMTVFNPGKDWHEVDSE is encoded by the coding sequence ATGCGAACTCTAAAAGCTTTGCCCATCTCGAAGATGTTTGTAAGCCTCGCTTTGGCAATGACAGCGCTTATGGCAGCCCCGGCCGGATCGTATGCTGCTTCTTCCCAAGAGGTCTTCAAAAGCCCTAATGAGGCTGTTGACGCGTTGGTGTCAGCCGTGAAATCGGATGACAAAGAAGCGCTCATCAAGGTGCTCGGCCCTGACGCGTCGGATGTGATCGATTCCGGCGATGATGTTTATGACGCTACGTTGAGGGAGAAATTTGTCTCCGCCTACGACAAAGCGCACCATATCGAGGCCGAAGGAGACGCCAAGTCGATCCTCATCATCGGGGACGATGACTATCCGTTTCCCATTCCTCTCGTCGCATCGAATGGATCGTGGCAATTCGATACGCCAGCAGGTGCAGAAGAAATTCTCAGCCGCCGGATAGGTGAGAATGAGCTGAACACGATCCAAGTGATGCGCGCCTACGTCGATGCGCAGGATGACTATGCTGCAGTTGACCGTGACGGGAAAGGGCCCCAGTACGCACGTCGCCTCATGAGCAGCGCGGGCAAACACGACGGCCTTTATTGGCAAACCAGCGAAGGCGAGCCGGAAAGTCCGATTGGTGCCCTCGTCGCCAAAGCGAGTGCACAGGGCTATAAGCCCGGCAGCGCACACGGCGAGACCAGCAATCCCTATCACGGCTACGTCTTCAAAATGCTGAATGCCCAGGGACCACTTGCTCAGGGTGGAGCAAGGGAGTTCGTATTGAACGGCCGCATGATCGGCGGTTTTGGTCTGGTGGCGACGCCGGCCGACTATGGCAACTCTGGGGTAATGACTTTCATCGTCAATCAGGACGGCAAAGTCTATCAGCGCGATCTGGGTCCGGACTCAAGTGCGTTCGTCTCGAAGATGACGGTCTTCAATCCCGGCAAGGATTGGCACGAAGTGGACAGCGAATAG